In the Profundibacter amoris genome, GCACACCCGCCAGCTCCCAATGGCCCGAGGGCGTGTCCTTGCCCATCGACACCTCGCTGGCCGCACCCCACAGGCCGACCGGTTTGGCCATCAGCCCCGGCGCCTCGTCACCCGAGGCCAGCTTGACCGCCGCCCCCAGCCCCAGACCCGCCAGATTGGGCATGTGCAACGGTCCGCTGCGCCCCTCTTCGGCTTTGCCATCAGCGCAGGCCTGCGCGATGTGGGCCAGCGTGTTGGCGCCGGTATCCGGCACATCGCCGTTGAAAAACTTGTCCGCGTCCTGTGCGCCACCACAGCCGACGCTGTCCATTACCACCAGAAATGCCCGTGCCATGTTACGCGATCCTTTCATGTACCAGGGGCAGCGGCGTGACTTCGCCCTCGCCCACCGTGATGGCGGCCCGCACCGCCTGCGCTGCCTGCTCAGAAGCTGCGGGGTTGGCCGCATGGATGATGGCAAGCGGGGTGTATTCATCCACCACCTCGCCCAGCCGCACCACGCGGGACAGGCCGACCGAGGGGTCGATCGCCGCCCCGTCCACCAGACGCCCGCCGCCCAGATGCACCACGGCCAGCCCCAAGGCCTCGCCGTTAATCTCCAGCACGCGGCCCTTTTGCACTGCGAACACATCGCGCACCACGGGGGCCGATGGCAGGCGGTCGCGCCAGTTGTCGGTGAAATCGGCTGGCCCGCCCTGCGCCGCCACCATCGCGCCGAATATTTCCGCCGCGCGCCCGTTCACCAGAACCTCGCGGATCATCGCATCCCCTGCTTCGCGATCCTTTGCCAGCCCGGCCAGCACCAGAACCTCGCCCCCCAGCGCCACCGTGACTTGCGCCATCGGCGTTTCCGCGTGGCCCACGGTCAGCAGGTCCATCGCCTCCATCACTTCCAGCGCATTGCCAAGGGACGCCGCCAGCGGCTGGTTCATGTCCGTGATCAGGGCACTTGTGTTGCACCCCGCCCCGTTCGCGGTTTTCACCAGAGACTGCGCCAAGGCACGCGCGTCATCGGCTGTTTTCATAAAGGCGCCGCTGCCGACCTTGACATCCAGCACCAGATTTTCCAGCCCCGCCGCCAGCTTTTTCGACAGGATCGAGGCCGTGATCAGATCAATGCTCTCGACCGTTCCGGTCACATCGCGCACCGCATAAAGCCGCTTGTCCGCAGGCGCGATCCGGCCCGAAGCACTGACTATCGCACAGCCCACATCGCCAACGATCTTGCGCATTTCCGCAACCGCAATATCGGTCCGGTAGCCCGGTATCGCCTCGAGTTTGTCCAGCGTGCCGCCGGTATGGCCCAGCCCCCGCCCCGAGATCATCGGCACATAGGCCCCGCAGGCCGCCAGTGCAGGGGCCAGCGGCAGGGATACCGTATCGCCCACCCCGCCAGTCGAATGTTTGTCCACCACGGGGCCGGGCATGTCCCATTGCAACACATCACCACTGTCACGCATGGCCAGTGTCAGCATCACCTTTTCAGGCTCGCTCAGCCCGTTCAGCAAAGCGCCCATCGCAAAGGCGCCTGCCTGTGCATCTGTCACATCACCCGTGGCCAACCCATTGGCAAACCATATGATTTCCTCATCGCTCAAATGCTTCTTGTCACGCAGATGCGTTAGAACCGTGCGGGCATCCATCAGTATTCCCCTTCCATATGTTTCTGCGTAAAGGCACCGGGCAGCAGTTCACCCAGCGTCATTTCAGACGTGTTTTGGGCAAGCGTGGTCATGGTTACCTTCACATCCGGCGCGCCGAATTCGGCCAGCTTCTGACGGCACCCGCCACAGGGTGACACCGGCAAGGGGCTGTCGGCAATCACCAATGCCTCGATCAGTTCGGCTTCCCCCGCCGCCACCATCGCCGCAATCGCACCTGCCTCAGCGCAGGTGCCTTCGGGGTAGGCCACGTTTTCGACGTTACAGCCCACATAGACCTTGCCCGATCCCGCGCGAACCGCCGCCCCCACTTTGAAATTGGAATAAGGGGCATAGGCGTTTTCACGCACCTTTGTGGCGGCTGTTAGCAATGACATGGGGTATCCTTTACGTTTAGCCGGATTTTGCGCCCGACAGCAGCGGGATGCAAGGGCAACCGGACAGGGCGACAAATTATCCCGCTAACGAAAGCCGGAACACACAGTTGCAACCATGTAAAACCGCTGGTATTTCAGGGGGAATAAAACTAGTTTAACGTTAAACTTGTTTTTCACCAGAAGGATTCGCACCGTGACAGACACCCAGAAAACCCGCTTGCGTCAGGATGCACTGGACTATCACGAGCACCCGAAACCCGGCAAACTGGAAATCCGCGCGACCAAACCGATGGCCAACGGACAGGATCTGGCGCTGGCCTATTCCCCCGGCGTGGCCGAGGCCTGTCTGGATATCAAGGACAATCCCGCCACCGCCAACCGCTTTACCGCCAAGGGCAATCTGGTGGCCGTGGTCACCAATGGCACCGCCGTTCTTGGGCTGGGCAACATCGGCGCGCTGGCCAGTAAGCCGGTGATGGAAGGCAAGGCCGTCCTGTTCAAGAAATTCGCCAATATCGACTGTTTCGATATCGAGGTAAACGAATCCGACCCCGAACGGCTGGCCGATATCGTCTGCGCGCTGGAGCCAACCTTCGGGGCGATCAACCTTGAAGACATCAAGGCGCCGGATTGCTTCATTGTCGAAAAAATCTGTCGCGAACGGATGAATATTCCGGTGTTTCACGATGACCAGCACGGCACCGCGATTGTGGTCGGGGCGGCGGCCACCAATGCGCTGCACGTAACCGGCAAACGGTTCGAGGATATCAAGGTGGTGTCCACCGGCGGCGGCGCTGCGGGAATTGCCTGTCTGAACATGCTGCTGAAGCTGGGCGTGAAGCGCGAAAACGTCTGGCTGTGCGACATTGCGGGGCTGGTCTACAAGGGCCGGACCGAGGAAATGACACCGCAAAAGGAAAGCTATGCGCAAGACAGCGGTCTGCGCACACTGGATCAGGTAATCGACGGCGCTGACCTGTTTCTTGGCCTGTCCGGCCCCGGGGTGTTGAAACCGGAAATGGTGGCGAAAATGGCGGATAAACCGATCGTTTTCGCCTTGGCCAACCCGACACCGGAAATCATGCCAAACGAGGTGCGCAGCGTTGCGCCGGATGCCATCATCGCCACCGGCCGGTCGGATTTTCCCAATCAGGTCAACAATGTGCTGTGTTTCCCCTTCATCTTTCGCGGCGCACTGGACGCGGGCGCAACCGAGATCAACGACGAAATGCAACTGGCCTGCATCAAGGGCATCGCCGCCCTTGCCCGTGCCACCACATCCGCCGAAGCCGCCGAGGCCTATAAGGGCGAACAGATGACATTCGGCCCAGATTATCTGATCCCCAAACCGTTTGACCCGCGCCTGATGGGCGTGGTCGCCAGCGCCGTGGTGCAGGCGGCAACCGAAACCGGCGTGGCAACCAAACCGGTTACGGATCTGGAGGCCTATAAGGAAAAACTGGACAGTTCGGTCTTTAAATCCGCGCTGATCATGCGCCCCGTGTTCGAGGCCGCCCGCACCGCCACCCGCCGCATTGTTTTTGCCGAGGGCGAGGACGAACGCGTGCTGCGCGCCGCCCGCGCCATGCTGGACGAAACCACCGACAAACCGATCCTGATCGGCCGCCCCGAGGTGATCGAATACCGCTGCAAAGAGGCCGGTTTGCAGATGGAGGCCGGCAAGGACTATGAGCTGGTCAACCCGCAGGACGACCCCCGCTATCGCGATTACTGGGGCAGCTATCACAAAATCATGGCGCGGCGCGGCATCACGCCCGATCTGGCCAAGGCGATCATGCGCACCAACCTGACAGCGATTGGCGCGATTATGGTGCATCGTGGTGATGCCGAAAGCCTGATTTGCGGCACCTTCGGGCAATATCTGTGGCACCTGAAATATGTGAACGAAATTCTGGGCACCGACGGGCTGCACCCGATCGGTGCACTGTCATTAATGATCCTCGAGGACGGGCCGCTGTTCATTGCCGACACCCATGTAAACCCCGAACCCACGCCACAGCAAATCGCCGAAACGGCGATTGCCGCCGCCCGCCATGTGCGCCGCTTTGGCATCGCGCCAAAAATCGCGCTGTGTTCCTATTCACAATTCGGCAATCTGAACTGCGATACCGGCACACGGATGCGCGGGGCGCTGGAAATACTGGACGCAACCCCGCGCGATTTCGAATACGAGGGCGAGATGCACATCGATGCCGCCCTTGACCCCGAATTGCGTGCCCGTATCTTCCCCGATGCCCGGTTTGAAGGCGCCGCGAATGTGCTGATCTTTGCCAATACCGATGCGGCTTCGGGCGTGCGCAACATCCTGAAGGTGCGTGGCATGGGGCTTGAGGTCGGGCCGACATTGATGGGCATGG is a window encoding:
- a CDS encoding thymidine phosphorylase — translated: MDARTVLTHLRDKKHLSDEEIIWFANGLATGDVTDAQAGAFAMGALLNGLSEPEKVMLTLAMRDSGDVLQWDMPGPVVDKHSTGGVGDTVSLPLAPALAACGAYVPMISGRGLGHTGGTLDKLEAIPGYRTDIAVAEMRKIVGDVGCAIVSASGRIAPADKRLYAVRDVTGTVESIDLITASILSKKLAAGLENLVLDVKVGSGAFMKTADDARALAQSLVKTANGAGCNTSALITDMNQPLAASLGNALEVMEAMDLLTVGHAETPMAQVTVALGGEVLVLAGLAKDREAGDAMIREVLVNGRAAEIFGAMVAAQGGPADFTDNWRDRLPSAPVVRDVFAVQKGRVLEINGEALGLAVVHLGGGRLVDGAAIDPSVGLSRVVRLGEVVDEYTPLAIIHAANPAASEQAAQAVRAAITVGEGEVTPLPLVHERIA
- a CDS encoding cytidine deaminase — encoded protein: MSLLTAATKVRENAYAPYSNFKVGAAVRAGSGKVYVGCNVENVAYPEGTCAEAGAIAAMVAAGEAELIEALVIADSPLPVSPCGGCRQKLAEFGAPDVKVTMTTLAQNTSEMTLGELLPGAFTQKHMEGEY
- a CDS encoding NADP-dependent malic enzyme, coding for MTDTQKTRLRQDALDYHEHPKPGKLEIRATKPMANGQDLALAYSPGVAEACLDIKDNPATANRFTAKGNLVAVVTNGTAVLGLGNIGALASKPVMEGKAVLFKKFANIDCFDIEVNESDPERLADIVCALEPTFGAINLEDIKAPDCFIVEKICRERMNIPVFHDDQHGTAIVVGAAATNALHVTGKRFEDIKVVSTGGGAAGIACLNMLLKLGVKRENVWLCDIAGLVYKGRTEEMTPQKESYAQDSGLRTLDQVIDGADLFLGLSGPGVLKPEMVAKMADKPIVFALANPTPEIMPNEVRSVAPDAIIATGRSDFPNQVNNVLCFPFIFRGALDAGATEINDEMQLACIKGIAALARATTSAEAAEAYKGEQMTFGPDYLIPKPFDPRLMGVVASAVVQAATETGVATKPVTDLEAYKEKLDSSVFKSALIMRPVFEAARTATRRIVFAEGEDERVLRAARAMLDETTDKPILIGRPEVIEYRCKEAGLQMEAGKDYELVNPQDDPRYRDYWGSYHKIMARRGITPDLAKAIMRTNLTAIGAIMVHRGDAESLICGTFGQYLWHLKYVNEILGTDGLHPIGALSLMILEDGPLFIADTHVNPEPTPQQIAETAIAAARHVRRFGIAPKIALCSYSQFGNLNCDTGTRMRGALEILDATPRDFEYEGEMHIDAALDPELRARIFPDARFEGAANVLIFANTDAASGVRNILKVRGMGLEVGPTLMGMGNRAHIVTPSITARGLLNMSALAGTPVAHYG